In Entomomonas moraniae, one DNA window encodes the following:
- the tdeA gene encoding toxin/drug exporter TdeA, which yields MKPVRLLILPVIVSTLLMGCTSNKTPDQRLQERLQLTQEITARYQIDTAWWKIYNDNELNKLVELALKNNIDFAQSAINVNKALYQANLLSEDLVPSFSGGASGSASKNVKEGGASTRSVSGNLTLSYEVDLWRKIADTANAQEWEYKATVQDLESARLSLINSVVDAYYNLVYLNEAITVTEQSIKNYQEISQLTDYKFQYGKVSALDPAQATQSVLSSKNNLIDLKSQKKTAEQTLRNLLNLKPNDPLAINYPNLLELQLPDVDLNIPLSVLANRPDLKASEYRLEEALLNKNATDKSWYPTITLGAAINSSSDKINTAFNVPFASGNVAIDLPFLQWNKVRWNIKTSEANYESARLTFEKSLTTALNEVDTYYYSYARTKDTLDNTTEKYEYDKKISQYYDERYQQGVGEISDWLNALNTETSSKISLINNRYQLIQYENMLYKAMAGRYIKK from the coding sequence ATGAAACCAGTTAGATTACTTATACTCCCTGTTATTGTTTCTACCCTACTTATGGGGTGTACGTCTAATAAAACCCCAGACCAACGATTACAAGAAAGATTACAGCTTACTCAAGAAATAACTGCACGTTATCAAATTGATACTGCATGGTGGAAAATCTACAACGATAATGAGCTCAATAAACTCGTTGAGTTAGCCTTGAAAAACAACATTGATTTTGCCCAAAGTGCCATCAATGTTAATAAAGCACTGTATCAAGCTAATTTATTAAGTGAAGACCTAGTCCCTAGTTTCTCGGGAGGAGCCAGTGGTTCAGCGAGTAAAAACGTTAAAGAAGGCGGTGCAAGCACCCGCTCCGTCAGTGGAAACTTAACATTAAGCTATGAAGTCGATTTATGGCGCAAAATAGCCGATACAGCCAATGCGCAAGAATGGGAATATAAAGCCACAGTACAAGACTTGGAAAGCGCCCGCTTAAGCCTTATCAACAGTGTGGTCGATGCCTATTATAACCTTGTCTATTTAAATGAGGCCATTACAGTCACCGAGCAAAGCATTAAAAACTACCAAGAAATTAGTCAATTGACTGATTATAAATTTCAATACGGTAAAGTATCTGCACTTGACCCTGCGCAAGCGACACAATCTGTTTTATCCAGTAAAAATAACTTAATCGACTTAAAAAGCCAGAAAAAAACTGCTGAGCAGACACTCCGTAACTTACTTAACTTAAAGCCTAATGACCCGTTGGCCATCAACTACCCTAACTTACTTGAACTCCAGCTGCCAGACGTCGACTTAAATATTCCTTTATCTGTGCTAGCTAACAGACCTGATTTAAAAGCATCCGAATATCGCTTAGAAGAAGCACTGCTTAATAAAAATGCAACCGATAAAAGTTGGTACCCTACCATCACACTCGGCGCAGCAATAAACTCCTCATCTGATAAAATTAATACTGCCTTTAATGTGCCTTTTGCCTCTGGTAATGTAGCCATTGACTTACCTTTCCTACAATGGAACAAAGTGCGTTGGAATATTAAAACATCCGAGGCAAACTACGAGTCAGCGAGGCTAACATTTGAAAAAAGCCTTACCACTGCGCTTAATGAAGTAGACACCTACTACTACTCCTATGCTCGTACCAAAGACACCCTAGACAATACCACAGAAAAATACGAGTATGATAAAAAAATTAGCCAATATTATGATGAACGGTATCAACAAGGTGTTGGAGAAATATCTGACTGGCTTAACGCGTTGAATACAGAGACATCCTCTAAAATATCACTCATCAATAATCGTTACCAGCTCATTCAATATGAAAACATGCTCTATAAGGCCATGGCAGGACGTTATATAAAAAAATAA
- a CDS encoding MmgE/PrpD family protein produces MELTKVERIANYACRAKFEDLSSASRQQIPVHILDSLGCQIAALGSGPINACRAQVQEFAPTGNVPLIAGGTSNPVFASFWHTALVRYVDAMDNALAPTETAHTGDNFGGVLTAAAIANSSGKELMLGVAIGWSIQTLLVKYGNFMTRGLDHTAQLAFSVTAAAGRLMGLSQEVIANGIAMAAASDASFAGIRAKPLSQWKGLASSQSTLGAFNALYLAKRGVEGPLSIVEGPNGIEHLLGKPIDIDWEHEKYEGVTTATIKRYVAMIHTQSAIECILSLLKKHPIDPTKIQTIEADVPQITFDFSGGGLYGSAATKITSKEQADHSLPYLLAVAVLDKEVMQPQFLPERIQRKDVQDLLKKVQIKADDKFTKLYPKDFCSRITIRTTDGQTVSHEIKNYPGMPSNPFTWDDAVSKFDELTDGYIDKNLATDLKALVKEMESHSTADLFKILTAIKYPKS; encoded by the coding sequence ATGGAACTAACAAAAGTAGAACGCATTGCAAATTATGCATGTCGTGCAAAATTTGAAGATTTATCTTCAGCCTCTCGCCAACAAATTCCTGTTCATATTTTAGATTCACTGGGCTGTCAGATTGCTGCATTGGGTAGTGGTCCTATCAATGCCTGTCGCGCACAAGTACAAGAATTTGCACCAACAGGAAATGTTCCACTTATTGCAGGAGGTACTTCAAACCCTGTATTTGCTTCTTTTTGGCATACTGCATTAGTTCGGTATGTTGATGCGATGGACAATGCTTTAGCTCCAACAGAAACAGCTCATACAGGTGATAATTTTGGTGGAGTTTTAACAGCAGCTGCAATTGCTAACTCATCCGGCAAAGAGTTAATGCTAGGTGTTGCTATTGGTTGGTCAATACAAACATTGTTGGTTAAGTACGGTAATTTTATGACACGGGGGCTTGATCATACGGCTCAACTTGCTTTTTCAGTGACTGCTGCTGCTGGGCGTTTGATGGGGTTGAGTCAAGAGGTAATTGCTAATGGTATTGCGATGGCGGCAGCAAGTGATGCTTCATTTGCTGGAATTAGGGCGAAGCCATTATCGCAATGGAAAGGCTTAGCCTCTTCTCAATCTACGTTGGGAGCGTTTAATGCTCTTTATTTGGCTAAGCGAGGGGTAGAAGGGCCTTTAAGTATTGTTGAGGGGCCAAATGGTATAGAGCATTTATTAGGTAAGCCAATAGATATTGATTGGGAACATGAAAAATATGAAGGAGTAACCACAGCAACTATCAAGAGGTATGTGGCAATGATTCATACTCAATCAGCTATTGAGTGCATTTTGTCATTATTAAAAAAACATCCAATAGATCCTACAAAAATTCAAACTATTGAGGCGGATGTTCCTCAAATAACATTTGATTTTTCAGGTGGTGGTTTATACGGATCAGCTGCAACTAAAATTACATCAAAAGAGCAAGCGGATCATTCTTTACCTTACCTTTTAGCAGTCGCTGTTTTAGATAAAGAAGTAATGCAACCTCAGTTTTTACCTGAAAGAATTCAACGTAAAGATGTACAAGATTTATTAAAGAAAGTACAAATTAAGGCAGATGATAAATTCACTAAACTTTATCCTAAAGATTTTTGCTCACGTATAACTATTCGTACAACTGATGGACAAACAGTATCGCATGAAATTAAAAATTATCCAGGTATGCCTTCAAATCCATTTACTTGGGATGATGCAGTAAGTAAGTTTGATGAGTTAACTGATGGGTATATAGATAAAAATTTAGCAACAGATTTAAAAGCATTGGTGAAAGAAATGGAGTCTCATTCTACAGCAGATTTATTTAAGATTCTGACAGCGATTAAATATCCTAAAAGCTAA
- a CDS encoding AEC family transporter produces the protein MVIPIIFVLAFGFFAGKTNQFNGNDKAIPIINELVLNFALPCSLFVGTISISRVQLIDDLVLFFSLFITLLIAYLFSLFLAKFVFKRNIVESSIAGLAVSFSAGPFYGPALLGSLYGVSSGVAISMISVVINVFIVPLATIIIKVDLLKSNTTVNKPEVSIYKMVGTAIYQAIFKTPFVWAPLLAFILVFLNIKTPSVMNNSLELIGKATAGIAVFVAGMTIAVNKFKLTGEVLLISLLKSIGLPVLFFIVALALHMAKGTPIFNQGLLLAALPSGPMIVLLATKYKQYQEEASSILAITTLGMIITVTALIMII, from the coding sequence GTGGTTATTCCTATTATTTTTGTATTGGCTTTTGGTTTTTTCGCAGGTAAAACGAATCAATTCAATGGTAATGATAAGGCAATTCCTATCATAAACGAGTTAGTTCTAAACTTCGCTCTGCCTTGCTCGTTATTCGTTGGAACCATCAGTATTTCTAGAGTTCAATTAATCGATGATTTAGTTTTATTTTTTTCATTGTTCATTACTTTATTGATTGCCTATTTATTTAGTTTATTTTTAGCTAAATTTGTTTTTAAGCGGAATATTGTTGAGTCATCAATTGCTGGGCTTGCAGTGAGTTTTTCAGCCGGACCTTTTTATGGGCCAGCGCTTTTAGGTAGCCTTTATGGAGTAAGCAGTGGCGTTGCTATTAGTATGATTTCAGTCGTGATTAATGTTTTTATAGTCCCTTTAGCAACTATTATTATAAAAGTCGATTTATTAAAATCTAATACTACCGTAAACAAACCAGAAGTATCGATATATAAAATGGTAGGAACAGCTATTTACCAAGCTATTTTTAAAACCCCCTTTGTTTGGGCTCCTTTACTTGCATTCATTTTAGTATTTTTAAATATTAAAACCCCAAGTGTGATGAATAATTCATTAGAATTGATTGGAAAAGCGACAGCTGGTATTGCGGTTTTTGTTGCTGGTATGACGATTGCTGTTAATAAGTTTAAATTAACAGGAGAAGTCCTTCTTATTTCACTATTAAAAAGTATTGGCCTACCAGTTTTATTTTTTATAGTTGCTCTTGCTTTGCATATGGCAAAAGGAACACCTATATTTAATCAGGGATTATTATTAGCTGCACTTCCTTCAGGGCCTATGATTGTATTGTTAGCAACCAAGTATAAACAATATCAAGAAGAAGCTTCGTCTATTTTAGCAATAACAACCTTAGGTATGATTATAACTGTTACTGCATTAATTATGATAATTTAA
- the satP gene encoding acetate uptake transporter, with product MNECKIANPAPLGLLGFGMTTVLLNIHNAGFFSVTTAIVAMGIFYGGIAQVIAGIFEFIKGNTFGATAFTSYGFFWLTLVGIWYSPTNDHAQATPPSFLGIYLALWGVFTLFMFFGTFKANRALQFIFGSLTILFALLAIGNICGSKVLITIAGFEGILCGASAIYLAMAEVLNGQYGKTVLPIGE from the coding sequence ATGAATGAATGTAAAATAGCAAACCCAGCACCATTAGGACTGCTAGGTTTCGGAATGACAACAGTCTTATTAAATATCCATAACGCTGGATTCTTCTCTGTTACAACAGCGATTGTAGCCATGGGTATCTTCTACGGTGGGATAGCACAAGTGATCGCAGGTATTTTCGAATTTATTAAAGGCAATACGTTCGGAGCAACAGCTTTTACTTCTTATGGATTCTTCTGGTTAACGCTTGTTGGCATCTGGTATTCGCCTACTAATGACCATGCTCAAGCAACACCACCTAGTTTCTTAGGCATTTACTTGGCTCTTTGGGGAGTATTTACTCTCTTTATGTTTTTCGGTACCTTCAAAGCAAATAGGGCTTTACAATTTATATTTGGTAGCCTCACTATTCTTTTTGCTTTGTTAGCCATTGGCAATATTTGTGGCAGCAAGGTGCTTATCACTATTGCAGGGTTTGAAGGTATTCTCTGCGGCGCAAGTGCTATTTATTTAGCCATGGCTGAAGTTCTCAACGGCCAATATGGTAAAACTGTACTTCCTATTGGCGAATAG
- the lipA gene encoding lipoyl synthase: MTIQNESNTSSTKVTQGVKLKGADKVARIPVKVIPTTELPKKPDWIRVRIPATPEVERVKTLLRQHKLHSVCEEATCPNLGECFASGTATFMIMGDICTRRCPFCDVGHGRPNALDPNEPKNLALAIADLGLKYVVITSVDRDDLRDGGAQHFADCLREIRALSPKIQLETLVPDYRGRMEIALDITATEPPDVFNHNLETVPRLYKSSRPGSDFEWSLDLLLNFKKRVSHIPTKSGLMLGLGETDEEIIEVMERLREHEVDMLTLGQYLQPSKSHLPVQRFVHPDTFEWFAEQGKKMGFRNVASGALVRSSYHADQQAHGKKIS; the protein is encoded by the coding sequence ATGACCATACAAAATGAATCAAATACATCTTCTACAAAAGTAACACAAGGTGTAAAACTTAAAGGGGCCGATAAAGTAGCCCGCATTCCGGTTAAAGTAATTCCAACAACCGAGCTACCTAAAAAACCTGATTGGATTCGTGTACGTATTCCTGCTACCCCAGAAGTTGAGCGTGTAAAAACATTACTTCGCCAACACAAACTACACAGCGTGTGCGAAGAAGCCACTTGCCCTAATTTAGGGGAATGCTTTGCGTCGGGGACAGCTACATTTATGATTATGGGCGATATTTGTACTCGCCGTTGTCCATTCTGTGATGTAGGCCATGGTCGCCCGAATGCTCTTGACCCTAATGAACCTAAAAACCTTGCATTAGCTATTGCCGACCTTGGTTTAAAATATGTGGTGATTACCTCGGTTGATCGTGATGATCTACGTGATGGTGGAGCACAACATTTTGCTGATTGCTTAAGAGAAATTCGCGCGTTATCGCCTAAAATACAATTAGAAACGCTTGTTCCTGATTATCGTGGACGTATGGAGATTGCATTAGATATCACTGCTACCGAGCCTCCTGATGTCTTCAATCATAACCTAGAAACTGTTCCTCGCCTTTATAAGTCGTCTCGCCCTGGTTCTGATTTTGAATGGTCACTCGACTTATTATTAAACTTCAAGAAGCGCGTTTCCCATATTCCGACAAAATCAGGTCTGATGCTTGGGTTGGGTGAAACCGATGAAGAAATTATAGAAGTGATGGAAAGATTAAGAGAACACGAAGTAGATATGTTAACCCTAGGCCAATATTTACAACCTTCAAAAAGCCACCTCCCTGTACAGCGCTTTGTACACCCAGACACATTTGAATGGTTTGCAGAGCAAGGTAAAAAGATGGGCTTTAGAAATGTTGCTTCAGGAGCATTAGTAAGATCATCCTACCATGCAGATCAACAAGCACATGGTAAAAAAATTAGCTAA
- the bfr gene encoding bacterioferritin, with product MRGNPEVIDYLNKLLTGELAARDQYFIHSRMYNDWDFKKLFERLDHEMQEETLHADQIMRRILFLEGKPNMRPDDVNIGTTVPEMLQADLQLELHVQKALVEGIKLCEEKGDFVSRDMLREQLKDTEEDHAYWLEKQLGLIEKMGLENYHQSQV from the coding sequence ATGCGTGGGAATCCAGAAGTTATCGATTATTTAAATAAATTACTAACAGGCGAGTTAGCAGCTCGTGATCAATACTTCATCCACTCAAGGATGTACAACGATTGGGACTTTAAAAAACTTTTTGAGCGCCTTGATCACGAAATGCAAGAAGAAACATTACATGCAGACCAAATCATGCGCCGTATTTTATTCTTAGAGGGCAAACCTAATATGCGTCCTGATGATGTTAACATCGGAACGACAGTACCTGAAATGCTCCAAGCTGATCTTCAACTAGAACTTCATGTTCAAAAAGCACTTGTTGAAGGCATTAAACTTTGTGAAGAAAAAGGTGACTTTGTTAGCCGTGACATGCTCAGAGAACAACTAAAAGATACAGAAGAAGACCATGCGTATTGGTTAGAAAAACAACTTGGCCTCATCGAAAAAATGGGCTTAGAAAACTACCACCAATCACAAGTGTAG
- a CDS encoding HPP family protein, with protein sequence MWEELSKYTDLAIKYVYILQIELFFSSVILFTFSKSPLTQLRILFFGQLISAFIGIAFLKLFGNSILVTVLATECAVVMMQFLRCIHPPASANPLAILLTSNHVHYNFSFLLFPVLSGSIVLVIVAYVVINNSLRGTKWSVY encoded by the coding sequence ATGTGGGAGGAGTTATCTAAATATACTGATCTTGCTATAAAATACGTATACATATTGCAAATAGAATTATTTTTTTCATCTGTTATTCTATTTACTTTTTCAAAATCACCCCTTACCCAACTAAGAATTCTATTTTTTGGGCAACTGATCTCTGCATTCATTGGTATAGCCTTTCTAAAACTATTCGGAAATTCGATCCTTGTGACGGTACTAGCGACGGAGTGTGCCGTTGTAATGATGCAATTTCTAAGATGCATACACCCACCAGCAAGTGCGAATCCATTAGCAATACTACTGACATCAAATCACGTGCATTATAATTTTAGCTTTTTACTCTTTCCAGTGCTTTCTGGCTCTATTGTTTTGGTCATAGTAGCATACGTTGTTATTAATAACTCCCTAAGAGGAACTAAATGGTCTGTATACTGA
- the waaC gene encoding lipopolysaccharide heptosyltransferase I gives MRVLLIKTSSLGDVIHTLPALTDAKRAIPEITFDWVVEEGFAEIPSWHPAVNRVIPVALRRWRKNIWKTWRSGEWQAFKKQIHAGSYDLVIDAQGLLKSAWLTRYTHAPVAGLNKQSAREKIASHFYQHVYPVAWGQHAVERVRQLFAQALGYPLPQTIGDYGLDQHKVMGDLDTVKHAVVFLHGTTWDTKHWPEYYWRQLAMMLDAQSIQVKLPWGNDTEKKRAERIADGLKHVEVLPKLNLKGVATVLATAKACIAVDTGLGHLAAALDVPTISLFGPTNPALTGAYGKDQVHLIGKYPACIPCLKKECSYQITESDKKRFDITKEQPLCFSELNPQFVLTQLTGLLGQ, from the coding sequence GTGCGTGTGTTGTTGATTAAAACCTCCTCATTGGGTGATGTGATTCATACACTACCTGCTTTAACAGATGCGAAAAGAGCTATTCCTGAGATTACGTTTGATTGGGTTGTAGAAGAAGGATTTGCCGAAATACCGAGCTGGCATCCTGCTGTGAATAGGGTAATACCTGTTGCTTTAAGGCGTTGGCGCAAAAACATATGGAAAACATGGCGCTCAGGTGAATGGCAAGCATTTAAAAAGCAAATACATGCAGGTTCTTATGATTTAGTTATTGATGCGCAAGGTTTACTAAAAAGCGCATGGTTAACCCGTTATACTCATGCGCCTGTTGCAGGACTTAATAAGCAATCGGCGAGGGAAAAAATAGCCAGTCATTTTTATCAACATGTATACCCAGTGGCATGGGGGCAACATGCGGTAGAAAGAGTACGTCAACTTTTTGCACAAGCCTTAGGTTACCCATTGCCGCAAACAATTGGTGACTATGGGCTGGATCAACATAAAGTGATGGGGGATTTAGACACCGTCAAACATGCAGTTGTGTTTTTACATGGAACCACTTGGGATACCAAGCATTGGCCTGAGTATTATTGGCGGCAATTAGCAATGATGCTTGATGCACAAAGTATACAAGTTAAATTACCATGGGGTAACGATACAGAAAAAAAACGAGCTGAACGCATTGCTGATGGATTGAAGCATGTTGAAGTATTACCTAAGCTAAATTTAAAAGGTGTCGCTACTGTTTTAGCTACGGCTAAAGCTTGTATTGCCGTTGATACAGGACTTGGGCATTTGGCAGCGGCTTTAGATGTGCCGACTATCTCATTATTTGGACCAACGAATCCTGCATTAACAGGGGCTTATGGTAAAGATCAAGTGCATCTAATAGGGAAATATCCTGCGTGTATTCCTTGTTTGAAAAAAGAATGTAGTTATCAGATAACAGAGAGTGATAAAAAGCGATTCGATATAACGAAGGAACAACCTCTTTGTTTTTCAGAGCTTAATCCTCAATTTGTATTAACTCAATTGACAGGGTTATTGGGACAGTAG